Proteins encoded together in one Penicillium digitatum chromosome 1, complete sequence window:
- a CDS encoding Src homology-3 domain encodes MTRPQMVRADTLDLQDEDNPSAKDHTKQSEHPDPLGSGRPASHQELSTRHAEQDSQAEIKGGSDKNHKNRGDKEVYRETDDEEDDEDENHYDHEDGDLADGESDDMMDDDMMDKISSSPSIDDEDIDFEFVYALHNFVATVDGQANAAKGDTMVLLDDSNSYWWLVRVVKDGSIGYLPAEHIETPTERLARLNKHRNVDLSATMLGDNNEKSKNPLKKAMRRRNAKTVNFGAPTYIEASDVEYSTDEDSEHGDFFNDDETLDGEDEDGQEQAEDIVVEPLRPKSGRENLTEYANANGSERRNLQRSGSDRRPSSEELFEAEEPTVSRSRNGTVRNTDSFFNDDTAEPKKISLTPNLLRDNRDENGTNTLAEWKEPRGSFESIEKGSNPQDKFKDKEDKRRKEKKPGMLSGLFKRRKSKDDTEDPERSSVELTSRTSPSPKTSMDSISSKSVSPEQQRPSKPQKHSINKLHKQPPGILKVDPVLDPTMAEFSGGNEAINQSQGSKSIRQVPLQEERESSYEDCEIVLQSPISQSSASKDPFASPLDSKDPLESPVDRPSSEAQWREPNDAGCIGSTSVTSPPQKFVPTLVARDESESPVNISPVEAYSPVSARDSTNNVSPQEVRSLSPPSSPSSPGQGVNYCKGSTAAPASVDTLSVDTPTWSDSSLRSYMDEENDIRDLFIIVHDKSNVPPAGPDHPITGRLFKEESKRLKEMNNQLDGMLVNWMSQRANSSTSTRGIQSPPV; translated from the exons ATGACTAGGCCTCAAATGGTCCGAGCAG ATACCTTGGACCTCCAAGATGAAGACAATCCTTCCGCCAAAGATCATACCAAACAATCCGAACATCCAGATCCTCTTGGGAGCGGCCGGCCTGCTTCCCATCAAGAGCTTTCTACTCGTCATGCCGAACAAGATTCACAAGCGGAGATTAAGGGCGGATCAGACAAAAATCACAAAAACCGCGGTGACAAGGAGGTGTATCGAGAAAcagatgacgaggaagatgacgaggatgaaaATCACTACGATCATGAAGATGGCGACCTGGCAGACGGTGAAAGCGACGATATGATGGACGATGACATGATGGATAAAATCTCCAGTTCGCCATCTATCGATGATG AGGATATCGATTTTGAGTTTGTATATGCGCTTCATAACTTTGTCGCGACGGTCGATGGGCAAGCAAATGCAGCAAAGGGTGATACCATGGTTCTTCTTGACGACAGCAACAGCTACTGGTGGCTTGTGCGCGTGGTGAAGGATGGCAGCATTGGTTACCTCCCTGCGGAACACATCGAAACACCAACCGAAAGGCTTGCCAGATTGAATAAACACAGAAACGTAGATCTGTCGGCGACCATGTTGGGTGACAATAATGAGAAGTCAAAGAATCCTCTGAAGAAGGCCATGCGCCGTCGAAATGCGAAGACCGTCAACTTCGGGGCCCCGACGTACATCGAAGCCTCCGACGTCGAATACTCAACAGACGAAGATTCCGAACACGGCGACTTTTTCAACGATGACGAGACTCTGGacggagaagatgaagatgggcAAGAGCAAGCTGAAGATATTGTTGTGGAACCTCTAAGGCCCAAATCCGGGAGAGAAAACCTCACAGAGTatgccaatgccaacggTTCAGAAAGACGAAATTTGCAGCGTTCAGGCTCTGATCGACGCCCATCTAGTGAAGAGCTCTTCGAGGCTGAAG AACCCACTGTCAGTAGATCCAGAAATGGCACTGTACGGAACACCGATTCCTTCTTCAATGACGACACGGCCGAGCCCAAGAAGATTTCTCTCACACCAAATCTCCTGCGCGATAATCGCGATGAAAACGGCACAAACACCTTGGCTGAGTGGAAAGAG CCTCGTGGAAGCTTTGAGTCGATCGAAAAGGGCTCTAACCCACAGGACAAATTCAAAGACAAGGAAGATAAGAgacgaaaagaaaagaaacctgGAATGCTCAGCGGGTTATTCAAGCGCAGGAAGAGCAAAGATGACACTGAAGACCCAGAGAGGTCTTCTGTAGAATTGACATCCCGCACGTCACCATCACCCAAGACCTCGATGGACTCTATCTCGTCAAAGTCTGTGTCCCCCGAACAACAGCGGCCATCCAAGCCGCAGAAACACTCGATCAACAAGCTACACAAACAGCCACCAGGGATCTTGAAGGTTGATCCAGTCCTTGACCCTACGATGGCCGAGTTCTCTGGGGGCAACGAGGCCATCAACCAGAGTCAGGGCAGCAAAAGTATTCGACAGGTGCCATTGcaggaagaaagagaaagcagctaCGAAGACTGCGAAATTGTGTTGCAATCGCCTATTAGCCAATCGAGTGCTTCCAAAGACCCCTTTGCTAGTCCGCTCGACTCCAAGGACCCCTTGGAATCGCCTGTTGATCGACCATCTAGTGAAGCCCAATGGAGAGAACCCAATGACGCAGGCTGTATTGGATCCACGTCCGTTACATCTCCACCCCAGAAATTCGTCCCTACGCTGGTGGCTAGAGATGAATCGGAATCCCCTGTCAATATTTCTCCCGTGGAGGCTTACTCCCCCGTGAGCGCCCGCGACTCAACAAACAATGTCTCTCCTCAGGAAGTTCGCTCTCTCTCGCCACCGTCTTCGCCATCATCACCCGGACAGGGCGTCAATTACTGCAAGGGTAGCACGGCTGCTCCCGCCTCAGTCGACACTCTTTCTGTGGACACCCCAACGTGGAGCGACTCTAGTCTACGATCATACATGGACGAAGAAAATGACATTCGCGACTTGTTTATTATTGTCCATGACAAATCAAATGTACCTCCCGCTGGCCCTGACCACCCCATCACCGGTCGTCTCTTCAAGGAGGAAAGCAAGAGACTCAAGGAGATGAATAATCAGCTTGACGGCATGCTTGTGAACTGGATGTCACAGCGAGCTAACAGCTCGACCTCGACTCGTGGCATTCAGAGTCCACCAGTGTAA
- a CDS encoding Mucin, putative: MSSTVDFYSSFPTLGVPTIDLTEDHPPKALESQTAEFSRTVPIRNGLPTPPLDMAGLTYNAMPPIAYGGKPNGVSSHLYSHSRSQFDSISSMMAIKPQSHAATKEACATEPTAQKKSTGGTGSQLRIPSSINNSKGSLAEFAAQMTCLFWFEKTSKLQAIEDRQHPVPSLVAEAVPTVGFQKWVASILSTTQVSQNVILLALLFIYRLKKFNSGVKGKKGSEFRLMTVALMLGNKYLDDNTYTNKTWAEVSGIAVQEIHIMEVEFLSNIRYDLFSSEAEWSRWHTKLGLFGDYFNQAAMLRVSPPRVQSKSPSSKLPSPSTDAFRSQPPPNWYMPPNGLPYSLPPQHLGGEAAMGGPRKRSRDENDELHPTKRLALSSATPAPSMTAPVAAMNTLPTLPPVLTPTSAPVAPTTVARLPLPHHPAPLSNSYSAPQTLPPTASSHLPAIMPPIYNRPANWQQMPPLSVPPMSSSMYTAPSLPELGRYHQNSFGVSSATVSPAGSAYSVHTPQTHLSPSFFLANRNSPYRPVRSVNTLLIPPSSSSLQQQRNVPFDHMHYQPLGKGNTSRKTGLLPYIQPDAWNQAPYMHPIYPPAGYPS, encoded by the exons ATGTCTTCCACTGTGGACTTCTATTCATCCTTTCCGACACTGGGAGTTCCAACCATCGACCTGACTGAGGATCACCCGCCGAAGGCCCTTGAGAGCCAAACCGCGGAATTCTCTCGGACAGTTCCCATTCGGAACGGTCTACCCACCCCTCCTCTCGATATGGCAGGCCTCACTTACAATGCCATGCCACCTATCGCATATGGGGGGAAACCGAACGGGGTCTCCTCTCACCTCTACAGTCATTCGCGCTCCCAGTTCGACTCCATCTCCTCCATGATGGCCATCAAACCGCAAAGCCACGCTGCGACCAAAGAAGCCTGCGCAACGGAACCAACTGCTCAGAAGAAGTCAACTGGTGGGACTGGATCGCAACTCCGCATTCCTTCATCCATCAACAACAGCAAAGGCAGTCTGGCCGAGTTTGCAGCTCAG ATGACGTGTTTATTCTGGTTCGAAAAGACCTCGAAACTGCAAGCTATCGAAGACCGCCAACATCCCGTTCCTTCTCTCGTCGCCGAAGCTGTCCCCACCGTCGGATTCCAGAAATGGGTTGCCTCGATTCTCTCCACGACACAAGTCAGCCAGAACGTCATTCTATTGGCACTTTTGTTTATCTACCGTTTGAAGAAATTCAACTCTGGGGTCAAGGGTAAGAAAGGCAGCGAGTTCCGGTTGATGACGGTTGCGTTGATGCTCGGCAATAAAT ACCTCGACGATAACACTTACACCAATAAGACGTGGGCTGAGGTATCGGGTATTGCGGTGCAAGAGATTCATATAATGGAAGTTGAGTTTTTGAGCAACATTCGCTATGATTTGTTCTCCTCCGAGGCCGAATGGTCCCGGTGGCATACCAAGCTAGGCCTCTTTGGAGACTACTTCAACCAGGCCGCGATGCTTCGTGTTTCGCCTCCCCGTGTGCAATCAAAGTCGCCCTCGTCCAAGTTGCCGTCACCTAGTACCGATGCCTTCCGATCTCAGCCGCCGCCCAACTGGTACATGCCACCTAATGGATTGCCATACTCACTGCCGCCACAACACTTAGGTGGCGAGGCAGCAATGGGTGGTCCTCGGAAACGAAGTCGCGATGAGAACGATGAACTTCATCCCACCAAGCGGCTTGCCTTATCTTCCGCCACACCTGCTCCGTCGATGACGGCCCCGGTGGCTGCCATGAATACGTTGCCCACCCTGCCACCCGTCTTGACTCCCACTTCTGCCCCCGTGGCTCCAACAACCGTTGCTCGCCTTCCGCTTCCTCACCATCCGGCTCCTCTTTCAAATTCCTATTCGGCGCCTCAGACGCTCCCTCCCACGGCATCTTCCCACCTGCCAGCTATTATGCCTCCTATCTACAATCGACCGGCGAATTGGCAGCAGATGCCTCCTCTCTCCGTACCCCCGATGTCATCTAGCATGTACACCGCCCCTTCACTGCCAGAACTAGGCCGGTACCACCAGAACTCATTTGGGGTGTCTTCTGCCACCGTATCGCCCGCTGGCTCAGCTTACTCCGTCCACACTCCGCAGACACACCTCTCTCCTTCCTTCTTCCTCGCCAACCGCAACTCGCCTTACCGGCCAGTGCGTTCCGTCAACACTTTGTTGATTCCACCTTCGTCAAGCTCCCTACAGCAGCAACGCAATGTTCCCTTTGATCACATGCACTACCAGCCGCTTGGAAAGGGTAACACTTCTCGCAAGACCGGCCTGCTGCCCTACATCCAGCCTGATGCGTGGAACCAAGCTCCTTATATGCATCCTATCTACCCACCCGCTGGTTACCCTAGTTGA
- a CDS encoding Aegerolysin: MDKYNSQWVSFHIRDHIKDGEILVQNTVIEGGEFADPNDRRKSLTEEEIDEIKISPDGVGEIGARSRRGSEGRLDLFHDNDKICELHWENRGGKFANLVEVLDKSDKYTIQHGGWSAEAGPLGHVYVDVMEKKE, from the exons ATGGACAAGTACAATTCTCAGTGGGTCTCGTTCCACATTCGGGACCACATCAAAGATGGCGAGATTCTAGTGCAGAACACTGTCATTGAAGG CGGCGAGTTTGCCGACCCCAACGACCGCCGCAAGTCGCTCACTGAAGAGGAGATTGACGAAATCAAGATCTCTCCCGATGGCGTTGGTGAGATCGGTGCTAGGAGCCGTCGCGGTAGTGAGGGCCGCCTAGACTTATTTCACGACAATGACAAGATTTGCGAGCTCCACTGGGAAAATCGTGGTGGAAAGTTTGCCAACTTGGTTGAGGTGTTGGACAAGAGCGACAAGTACACCATCCAGCATGGAGGATGGAGTGCTGAGGCGGGTCCCTTGGGACACGTCTATGTCGATGttatggagaagaaggaataG
- a CDS encoding Cystinosin/ERS1p repeat produces MSPPLLHYLPSGTLPDHCEPTSLFLTAVSSHLHICIPTPLAAISSVLGTLSIVSWLFAQLPQIYKNFQVQSTSGLSIFFLVIWCLGDASNLVGALYTRQAGWQVVVASYYVFVDIALVFQFFWYTHYKARQNDSYNSLSHSHGSAPRDVIQGVPPPGDDLDHQTPAPVNMDRKYSDSKDVGFHAGSALNSTRGQAASYSKEKLSSSRRSVRMGSSAQSLPFALPRTMLMASLLCAVLANAAPTDKPHPPISEVPREAIFEIVGRIFSWMSTILYLGSRPPQLYKNYQRKSTEGLSPLLFMAAFCGNLFYSSSLLTNPNAWYDFSPFGGGGWADSHGNDRLEWIGRATPFFLGAFGVLGLDGFMGVQFLMYGDGPDREDDESFISGDEDDPKRGRGRWRQVHGWMRGWIPSSSPRRVSAVPSEGQTLLSAERGRYGTV; encoded by the coding sequence ATGTCTCCTCCGTTATTACACTACCTTCCTTCTGGGACCCTTCCTGATCACTGCGAACCGACCTCGCTCTTCCTGACCGCCGTCTCCTCGCATCTCCACATCTGCATCCCCACTCCTCTTGCCGCGATCTCCTCCGTTCTTGGCACCCTCAGTATAGTCTCGTGGCTCTTCGCACAATTACCCCAGATTTATAAGAATTTCCAAGTGCAATCAACATCAGGCTTATCAATATTTTTCTTGGTAATCTGGTGTCTTGGTGATGCGAGCAACCTCGTTGGAGCATTATACACTCGGCAGGCAGGGTGGCAGGTCGTGGTTGCCAGTTATTACGTCTTCGTTGACATTGCTCTGGTATTCCAGTTCTTCTGGTATACCCATTATAAAGCTCGCCAAAATGATTCATATAACAGCCTGTCACACTCGCATGGCTCGGCTCCTCGAGATGTCATTCAAGGCGTGCCTCCCCCAGGCGATGACTTAGATCATCAGACCCCGGCTCCCGTCAACATGGACAGAAAGTACTCCGATTCCAAGGATGTGGGTTTCCATGCCGGGTCAGCACTCAACTCGACCCGTGGGCAAGCAGCCTCATACTCAAAAGAGAAACTGAGCTCCTCTCGTCGATCAGTGAGGATGGGCAGCAGCGCGCAGAGCCTGCCATTTGCACTGCCCCGGACGATGCTCATGGCATCACTCCTCTGTGCTGTCCTCGCCAACGCTGCTCCCACCGATAAGCCTCATCCTCCCATTTCTGAGGTACCGCGGGAGGCCATCTTCGAGATCGTCGGCCGCATCTTCTCCTGGATGTCAACAATCTTGTATCTCGGCTCGCGCCCCCCACAGCTATACAAGAACTACCAGCGCAAGAGCACCGAAGGTCTCTCCCCACTGCTCTTCATGGCGGCCTTCTGTGGGAATCTATTCTACTCCAGCTCGTTGCTCACCAACCCGAATGCTTGGTACGATTTCTCTCCATTCGGTGGCGGCGGCTGGGCTGATAGTCACGGCAATGACCGATTGGAATGGATCGGACGCGCTACTCCGTTCTTCCTGGGTGCCTTCGGTGTATTGGGACTGGACGGGTTCATGGGCGTCCAATTTCTCATGTATGGCGACGGCCCAGACcgcgaggatgatgagagTTTTATCAGCGGCGATGAGGATGACCCAAAGCGCGGTCGTGGCCGCTGGAGACAAGTTCATGGCTGGATGCGCGGCTGGATCCCATCTTCTTCGCCTCGAAGGGTGTCTGCGGTCCCGTCAGAGGGACAAACTCTGTTGAGCGCAGAGCGCGGCCGATACGGCACTGTTTGA
- a CDS encoding Glycine zipper 2TM domain, protein MADPYGTYNSHSTSAPSGFGYYPPEDQPAHGHHQPYGNQGSYYSSGSEQHNPGSEPYLPYPNPTQPYSPQQSSYHLAPKQSESAMERSYTPTGQPDYLGPVTPTGYEHAQDRIPANADYYNDHSADQPRYTPSASPHPPRCLYTDTDWGMDRGLGGSLAGGVAGYYLGHEKEHGLLGAIGGALLGNFLEDKVKDLKKHDDPSEPFESE, encoded by the exons ATGGCAGATCCATACGGCACTTACAACTCACACTCAACGTCTGCGCCTAGCGGGTTTGGCTACTACCCTCCTGAGGATCAGCCCGCACATGGCCACCACCAGCCATATGGGAACCAAGGGTCGTACTACAGCTCTGGATCAGAGCAACACAACCCCGGATCAGAGCCTTACCTGCCCTATCcaaacccaacccaacccTATTCTCCACAGCAAAGCTCATACCACCTTGCGCCTAAGCAATCTGAATCTGCCATGGAGAGAAGCTATACACCGACAGGGCAGCCAGACTATCTTGGGCCCGTGACCCCGACGGGATACGAACACGCGCAAGATAGAATTCCCGCGAACGCAGATTACTA CAATGATCATTCGGCAGACCAACCACGTTACACACCTTCCGCAAGTCCCCACCCCCCCCGCTGTTTAT ACACTGACACTGACTGGGGCATGGACCGTGGGCTCGGGGGTTCGCTCGCTGGCGGCGTGGCGGGCTATTATCTCGGTCATGAGAAGGAACATGGCTTGCTAGGTGCGATTGGTGGTGCTCTCCTCGGGAACTTTCTGGAGGACAAAGTGAAGGATCTCAAAAAGCATGACGAT CCATCGGAGCCATTCGAGTCAGAGTAG
- a CDS encoding mitochondrial 54S ribosomal protein uL15m — MSPRLMGLPTQLAQFSARSFQQASPLAFLFPQSQQTRNASILASLSDNPTAYNKRIRRGRGPASGKGKTSGRGHKGQGQHGKVPAGFNGGQTKDIIVHGERGGVNIFSVDMATVNLDRLQHWIDQGRINPKLPITMKELYKSGCISRPIDGLKILGDGAEALKQPIHVVASRASASAIAAIEGAGGSVTTRYYTRPSIRRILDGETHSFLSTAWARESGSEQLYKLAGVRPTAPWMKWSTVVNNRQLKFRLPDPTKRKDIEYYRDPAHRGYLAHLLKPLEGPSLFFRSSEERKSTAGVKKEKVLPENRLW; from the exons ATGTCTCCCCGGCTGATGGGGCTGCCCACACAGCTGGCACAATTTTCCGCCCGGTCCTTTCAACAGGCGTCCCCCCTTGCCTTTCTCTTCCCACAATCCCAGCAAACCCGCAATGCTTCCATCCTAGCCTCTCTCTCCGACAACCCGACTGCATACAACAAGCGCATCCGTCGAGGCCGCGGTCCCGCCTCAGGCAAAGGTAAGACCTCCGGTCGCGGTCACAAGGGTCAAGGTCAGCACGGCAAAGTCCCAGCAGGTTTCAATGGTGGTCAGACCAAGGATATCATCGTGCACGGCGAGCGCGGCGGTGTCAACAT CTTCTCCGTCGACATGGCAACCGTCAACCTGGACCGTCTTCAACACTGGATCGACCAAGGCCGCATCAATCCCAAACTCCCGATCACAATGAAAGAGCTCTACAAGAGCGGGTGCATCAGCCGACCTATCGACGGCCTAAAGATCCTCGGCGACGGTGCAGAAGCCCTTAAACAGCCAATCCACGTCGTTGCGTCGCGCGCCTCCGCCTCCGCCATCGCGGCCATCGAAGGCGCCGGTGGCTCAGTGACTACCCGCTACTACACGCGGCCGTCGATCCGTCGTATCCTGGATGGTGAGACGCACAGTTTCTTGTCTACTGCGTGGGCGCGCGAGAGTGGTTCCGAGCAGCTCTACAAACTCGCTGGGGTTCGGCCTACGGCGCCCTGGATGAAGTGGAGTACTGTGGTGAACAACCGGCAGTTGAAGTTCAGGCTCCCTGATCCGACGAAACGTAAGGACATTGAGTATTACCGTGATCCGGCGCATCGGGGATATCTTGCGCATCTGCTTAAGCCGCTTGAGGGGCCTAGTCTGTTCTTCCGCTCTTCCGAGGAGAGGAAGTCTACTGCTGGTGTTAAGAAGGAGAAGGTTCTACCCGAGAATAGGCTTTGGTAG
- a CDS encoding Aminoglycoside phosphotransferase has protein sequence MAANNNEPDQTRDVIEQQLSPTPFACSSLTRLSGGTANYVYRGTLSSTGQTIIIKHTKDHSASNPDFKIDVTRCHFEEAMLQALDGLAMYTNGEISVRTPHLLDFNRDTNTQVFEDLPNSIDLKNFLLSKCSHDLSESSGRALGGALGCWLKSFHRWTAEKQQIESTKRLGENKVMKDLKFWVNYTMLLDTIENFPSILGGDRDVFEKIRNLAAAELDRQSHDDEYGAIHGDFWTGNVLLPNAPLTHPYKTTVFIVDWELAQVGSRALDLGQMIAELYETKLFRNRDGGVWIIQGFLEGYGALNDEMAFRTAIHVGVHLVCWGSRVPGWGTQKQIEDVVKSGRDLIVHAWRKDKAWFVEGTLGCLFKG, from the exons ATGGCCGCAAATAACAATGAGCCGGACCAAACACGGGATGTAATTGAGCAGCAACTTTCCCCCACTCCCTTCGCATGCTCCTCGCTCACACGCCTGTCTGGAGGCACAGCCAACTATGTCTATCGAGGTACTCTTTCCTCAACTGGACAGACCATCATCATTAAGCACACCAAAGATCATTCCGCCTCTAACCCAGATTTCAAAATCGATGTCACAAGATGC CACTTCGAGGAAGCCATGCTTCAAGCTCTCGATGGCCTGGCAATGTACACAAATGGTGAAATAAGCGTCAGAACACCGCACCTATTGGACTTCAATCGGGATACAAATACCCAGGTGTTCGAAGACCTTCCAAATTCAATCGACCTGAAGAACTTCCTGCTCTCAAAGTGTTCTCATGACTTGTCCGAATCCTCAGGGCGAGCCTTGGGCGGCGCCCTTGGATGCTGGCTGAAATCTTTCCATCGTTGGACGGCCGAGAAACAGCAAATCGAATCTACAAAACGTCTTGGGGAGAACAAAGTCATGAAAGATCTGAAATTCTGGGTGAACTACACTATGCTGCTTGACACTATCGAAAATTTCCCCAGTATTCTAGGGGGGGATCGTGATGTTTTCGAGAAGATTCGTAATCTCGCTGCTGCAGAGCTTGACCGACAGAGCCATGATGATGAGTATGGAGCGATTCACGGTGACTTCTGGACTGGAAA TGTTCTTCTTCCAAACGCTCCTCTCACCCATCCATATAAGACGACGGTATTCATTGTCGATTGGGAACTGGCGCAGGTTGGAAGCCGCGCGTTAGACTTGGGTCAAATGATTGCTGAGCTGTACGAAACCAAGCTATTCAGGAATAGGGATGGTGGAGTGTGGATTATTCAAGGGTTCTTGGAGGGATATGGGGCCCTTAACGATGAAATGGCATTCCGAACTGCGATCCACGTTGGTGTGCACCTGGTTTGCTGGGGAAGTAGAGTTCCTGGATGGGGCACTCAAAAGCAAATTGAGGATGTGGTGAAGTCAGGAAGAGATTTGATCGTCCACGCCTGGAGAAAAGATAAGGCCTGGTTCGTAGAAGGCACTCTTGGTTGCCTGTTCAAGGGCTGA
- a CDS encoding Serine/threonine-protein kinase, putative: protein MFDNTDNFPHKPGDVQGSPLDNYDSYLHTRRPSISFNPKVSVDSGNQIPLEESLSMGEVKHRPPQKFESRSSGLRNALSQDDEHVNPNYESPSWSPKRSLDRSFPTGLSRAQPFTRLENDSTTGSELDRPTSLTSQSTVSPVTDEVRTPPDYSSHTLLSPFCVPSPSQSFASPEDRSSSWSGGIATPFGSKRSSTLDRSSSLRNSTRHSSRRSTNSSGKSPASMFLSMWNNVEEPALQPDDEGQMVGDDYVLGKQIGFGGFSVVKEAYKAERHGETKRLAVKIVKKQITGRSEHENDEVQAEFDHEVRVWRYLSHPHVLTLDAVYETDYATFCFTKLAIGGTLFDLIRQNRSGLDTQSAKKYAYQLACAIRYLHEDARVVHRDIKLENCLLDPIGSADGTTSSNLVLCDFGMAEWMSIDNGGDSPDPYEDAADRPPPQQMGPAGSSTSVAGSLEYASPELLQSVAGVVHPSVDIWAFGVIVYTIIVGSRPFQDSFAPRIQANILSGTWDCNAVFGDTMDGPLRQDRQYALDLIRGCLEMDPKRRLTIRSVLASSWLREVHEADEPSPDTVWRL, encoded by the exons ATG TTTGATAA TACCGACAACttcccgcacaagcccggTGATGTGCAGGGGTCCCCTCTCGACAACTACGACAGCTATCTGCACACTCGTCGACCTTCGATCTCGTTCAACCCGAAGGTCTCTGTAGACTCCGGCAACCAAATTCCATTGGAAGAGTCTCTGTCGATGGGAGAGGTGAAGCACCGTCCACCGCAAAAATTCGAGTCTCGTAGCTCCGGACTTCGGAATGCTCTTTCACAAGATGATGAGCATGTCAATCCGAACTACGAGTCCCCGAGCTGGAGTCCCAAACGATCTCTCGATCGGAGTTTCCCGACCGGGCTATCCCGAGCCCAGCCCTTTACGAGACTTGAGAATGACTCGACTACGGGCTCAGAGCTCGATCGTCCGACGTCCCTGACATCGCAGTCAACGGTATCCCCGGTCACGGACGAGGTACGAACCCCTCCCGATTATTCCAGCCACACGTTGCTGTCGCCATTTTGCGTACCGTCCCCATCTCAATCATTTGCATCGCCCGAAGACCGCAGCAGCTCTTGGTCTGGAGGGATCGCAACACCGTTCGGAAGCAAGCGGAGTTCTACCCTTGATCGCAGCAGCAGTCTTCGGAACTCCACACGACATAGTTCTCGAAGATCGACTAATTCGAGTGGCAAATCGCCTGCCAGCATGTTTCTTTCCATGTGGAACAACGTTGAAGAGCCTGCTCTCCAGCCTGATGACGAAGGCCAGATGGTTGGAGACGACTATGTCCTCGGAAAGCAAATCGGGTTTGGGGGGTTCAGTGTGGTTAAAGAGGCCTACAAGGCCGAAAGGCACGGTGAAACCAAAAGACTTGCCGTGAAGATCGTGAAAAAGCAGATTACAGGGCGAAGCGAACACGAAAACGACGAAGTGCAAGCCGAGTTTGATCATGAAGTGCGAGTCTGGCGGTATCTCAGCCACCCGCATGTCCTGACTCTCGATGCCGTGTACGAAACAGATTACGCCACGTTCTGTTTCACCAAACTTGCCATTGGTGGAACTCTCTTCGACCTAATCCGCCAAAATCGATCCGGTCTAGATACCCAATCGGCAAAGAAATATGCTTACCAACTAGCCTGTGCCATCCGTTACCTGCACGAAGATGCCCGCGTGGTTCACCGAGACATCAAGCTGGAGAACTGCTTGCTCGATCCTATTGGGTCTGCTGACGGCACGACATCTTCAAACTTGGTACTATGTGATTTCGGAATGGCAGAATGGATGTCCATCGATAACGGTGGCGACTCTCCCGATCCGTACGAGGATGCCGCTGACCGTCCGCCACCTCAGCAAATGGGCCCTGCGGGATCCAGTACCAGTGTTGCGGGTAGCTTGGAATATGCATCGCCTGAACTACTTCAATCAGTAGCTGGTGTTGTTCATCCTTCGGTTGACATCTGGGCCTTTGGCGTCATTGTCTATACCATCATCGTCGGCTCGCGGCCTTTCCAAGACTCTTTCGCTCCTCGCATCCAAGCAAATATTCTCAGCGGCACTTGGGATTGCAATGCCGTATTTGGTGACACTATGGACGGCCCCCTTCGCCAAGATCGTCAGTACGCTCTCGACCTGATCCGCGGGTGCCTAGAAATGGACCCCAAGAGGCGTTTGACTATCCGTAGTGTGCTAGCTTCGTCCTGGCTACGAGAGGTTCACGAGGCAGATGAACCTTCACCCGACACTGTGTGGAGACTATGA